ATTCAAGTATATAATCATGCTgggttttaaaaatgtacactttGTCTTCGGTGAATCTAGGGACATCAAGTAAAAGCCCAGGCTCTTTCTGGATTGGGAAGAAGTAAGGAAGTGTTAAAGGAATTTCTCTACTGCCTTGCTCTGAATCCTGAAtgtaactctgtgaagaaagaagCACAGAAGGTATGAGTTCTGTTAAAGGACTTTCTCTATCAGGTCTTATTTATAGCCTTCATGTCCATGCTGAGTAACCCTTGCATgtgaaataaacaagaaatataatTCTGAATGTTCGTGATAATGCAATAAAAAACACATGGCAATAATTGTAAGGTTCATACATTGGATGACTTCTAGGTAAACATTATATTTTGTCTCTGGGTAAAGCAGAGTGTTTCATGAGACAGTGTAAACATGCCTCGATTCTGTTGACATAAAGACACATGTTAGGCAAGGTTATTATAGTTTGTGTAGAAGCTTCATAAAAGACATTatgatatatgtaaaatgtatcaATTCGGCTCTATAGGGTGACCTGTAATTTTCAGCAAAGCTTCACCAGCATAGTGCAGAAATACCTGCTCTTTTACTCATCATCCAGTCACACTGAATGTGGAAATCTGTCCTGTTAAAAAGCTTATACGATAGTTACCTGGTATTTACTTAGCATTTCCAATGACCAgcgtttttatgtttttatgtttgtgcTTCCCTGTTTTAACACTGTTTATTGTCAACTTCTACCATTTATTTACCCTGTAATTTTTACTTACCTGTCTAGTTCTATTTTCTggagcaacagaaaatgaatcaGTTCTTCCTTGTACAATTCAAACCACGTTAGATGTTTGAGAACAGCTATTATCTTTGCCTTAATGTCACCCTGTGGGCCAAGCATTCTTTTCTCACAGAGTGGTGTTTCTAAGATTTCCTCTTCTGGATGCGTTCTAATGTACCCTGTGTTTTAGCATCTACATTTGACAGCCACAGTTGGTGAAATTTTACCTTCACTTGTGTTCACATTAGgggcatgtttatttttaaatacctcgttcctcttttttaaaagtaagaactTTAGAGCAATGTTGTTTTTTATCTTCTCTTGTGCAATTGATTGGCATTAGTCCTGTTCAGTTGTCCTGACAGTTGTTCAATTGACCAGTGTCACTCATTGGTTTTTGGCCATCATTTCAATTTGTCAAAATAATATTGCATCTTCAGCCTGCTATTCAGCTATCCCTGCCTGCTTTGTCCTATACGGAAACTTCCTAAGAATCTTAAAACATATCTCAACTGATTCTCATAACACTTTTCTGAGAAAGTCAGCCCAAGGTCAAAGAGATAAAGCACATTCACCAAGGTTCCTGGACCAGGGTTTAGGTCTTCTGGGTTGTTGTCTACCTGGAGCTTTTTCAGACATGGTGTTTTCCCCTGGACATTCTATGCCTGATAGATATCTTGTATCACAGATGGTACCAAAAACAATGTTAGCCCGTTCACATGGAATGTGGCTCCATCTCCAGCAGCTCTGTTGAGGCTGCTCAGAGCTGGGGCTGAGGACATTGATGTCCCTGCTGAGGGTGGTGGTGCGCGTTGCTGCAGGGCCATGGATTCTAGGCACTCACCTTGAACCATGAGGAAcagtggagagtgggaggagtcTTTGTTTAGGTTTCAGTCACTCCTTTCTGCTTTCCTCAAGCCTTGGATGCCGCTGAAGCCATGAGGTTTGACAGGACCATTTGAGTGTCTGCTAGCACTGGGTGTCAGCTAGAATGCCTAACTGGCCATTGCTGAccacccttcccctgcccccaccgATGCCACTCCCTGGTTCTTGAACCACAATTAGggcctttccctctctcttcctttaaaGTTCTTTACGAGGTGGGTCTTCTGGTTCTCATAAATAAAGCAGTTCTGTATAGTGACCTCAGCCCTGTGGGTGATCACAGCTTAGATTTAATTCAAGGCCCCCAGCAACCTTTACACTCCCTTTCTCTTTTGTCTGTGTGGCTTTTAGGGGAGATTTTATGTAGTGTGTAAGGACAAGGTAGAAGGAAGTGGTATTGCTATCATTTTGTCATTGGGAAGTGTAAGATGGAAAGGGATTGGAAGctaaaagaacttaaaatattgACTCTGGTTTCAAAAATGTTTGGATTTTAAAAGGTTGGCAGTTAAAATTAATTCTTTTCAACATTTTAGGCTTATTTGGCCTCTTAGTTTCCTCTGAATCTATAAGACatactatatttttacaaaagtgttttaaaatatatattttttcttttcttggcaaTTTTATAGGTAATGTGTGAAGTGCTGTTTTCAGCTACAGCAAATGTGCATGAAAATTTAACATCTTCCATCCAAAGCAGATTAAAGGCTCAGGGTCACAGCCACATGAATGCCCAGGCTCTGCTGGAAGAAGGTGATGCAGGGAGCTCGGAGGTATGACGTGCATGCATTTGTCAGGATTCTCTTGATTAAGCTTTACGTAGTTGCTTCATTTTAAACAGTTTACAGATTATTCACACATTATGGCATTATGTTAGTTAGACATATTTCTCAAGACCAGTTGTAGCTCCTCAACCTGGGAGTTGGAACTTTTACATGAAGTCTATGGAAGTAATGAAAATGATTAAAGATTGAAAGAAGCTTTAGAACACCACCAAATCACCCCAAACAGCAGGAGACTTGAAGTTATTTTGGCTtggagaaaataaagtaaaaggacAAGTTAAAgggggcagcacaccaacatggcacatgtatacatattttactgTGAAAAGAATAAAGCTCATCTTAGAAATTAACAGATGAAACCAATTATGAAGAAGAGTGTatgcccccccccttttttttcccaaagatttCTAGTAcaggcttctgcattctttttctcttatgcTATGATTTCTTTAATACTCaggattcctttttttcccacttAACCAGAATTCATCTGAGAAATCTGATACGCTTGGAAATACCAATTCttcagttttgtattttatacTGGGTCTACACTTTGAAGAGGATAAAAAGGCGTTAGAAAGCATCCTTCCAACAGCACCCAGCGCTGGCTTAAAGAGACAGTTTCCAGATGATGTGGAGGATGCACCTGACCTGAACGCCCCTGGAAAAATTCCCAAGAAAGGTCAGTGAACTGTTTTCATCAGGCAGTTCTGTGACTCCAAAGTGATAGAATGTTAACTggtattcaatatattttttaaaattttacaccaTTTAATATTAGTAATGAAATGATTATATCAGCTCTAAGATTATAGAGCATTTTAGATGTTTTATACTGCAAAGACTTCATAGTCAAAAATAGCAGAGAAAATTTagctataatttaaaattttattcatgcTTACCATCCAGATAATTTATTGCTGTATACTGTTAACTGGGCAGGAACTATTTCTGCCCAGTGTGATTTGTTACATTGATACAACACGTTTGGtccagagaaaatacatttcttgcATGCTGTTGTTCAGGTGCTTAGGTGTTAATTACAgcgttttaaattttttcacattCAGATCTCTCACCTCAAAGGAGCCCAAACTCTGAGACAGAAGAAAGTCAGGGGCTCTCGCTTGATGTAACTGACTTCGAGTGTGCCCTCTGCATGAGGTAGGATGGTACAGAATCCGTGCAACTCTTTTAAAACTGCAGCCTTTCTGAAATGTATACCAAAGTGTAATGGGCTTTTTATTATCACGGAAACTATGGAGAGCTCAGTaataattgatttattttctaaagatttAATAAGATATAAAATGAAAGTGCATGCAAGTGATTTCTAGAACAGAAAGGGGATTGCATAAGGAATCCTTCAAAAACCAGTCCATGATTTGAAAGTCTGTCCTGGACATTTCTGGCTGAaaacagatattttcttccagatTGCTCTTTGAACCTGTCACTACGCCCTGTGGACACACATTTTGCCTAAAATGCCTTGAGCGCTGCCTTGACCACGCCCCACACTGTCCTTTGTGCAAAGACAAACTTTCGGAAGTAAGTACACTTTAGGAAATGACGGGACAGCTCCTCCTCTCATCCCTTGGTGGACGCTTACTCCCTGTCTCGTGTTGCTTCCCCCACCCAGTTGTTAAAGAAACTGAGATTTCTCCAATCAAAGATAGGTCTTTTCTCATCTCTTTGATGAATCAAGAAATACACAAGGAAGGTTGACATACAGAAATTGCTAAATGTTAAGGACATTTTTAGGTAGAAATTTTAGTTGAGATAGATTGAAAATAGCTAACATTATGAACCCTACATTACGTTCATTGTAAATGGTTGAGACGTTGTCATGGTGCACTTAATGTGCTCCAGGAATTCTCTTTTTCATCTTGAGAGTTTTTCGTAGGATTGAAGACTTGATCATTTCTGACCACTGGTGAGTCCCTTTAGGGCTTTTACAGTTGTCAGTTATTATTGTCTTTGGTCTGAAATCAAAACCAGTAAAATTCGGGTCCCATGGGGAAGCTATTTAATGATATTTAGCCCCAATATAAACTATTAAATCTGGGTTCCATGGGGAAGCTATTTAATGATATTTAGCCCCAATATAAACTATTAAATCCATTTACGTTAGGTATGGTAAATACAATGAAGAGTATTTAAAAGCTGAAGACCTTCTGATCAATTTCTGAAATAGTGAATCCATATCAGCTGTATTGGGCTGTGGTCCTATTAGTGCCATGAACTTTCTATGGAGCAAGTCATATAACATCTTAAGGGGGTGGGGAGTGTCTTCCTTTGTTTTGCATTCATTAAATGAGACTGATAATATTTGCCTTAATTACTTTCCAGAGATTAAACTTATTGAATGCATTTTAAGTAggataaagttttttttctttttacaaatgtacagtaaaatttattttttaaatctgatgTGATAAGAGGAGATATTATACTtaagttttaaataattataacctTTAAAATTTACtgccaaaacattaaaataactagttacaattgaaaacattttctaaaacattGTATGCACATACTTGCTTTATTAAATTGCATGCATACTGaatctttttaaattcttcagAGTTCTCGTGAACATCAATTATTGTGCTGTGCACTGTGTGTCACAGTGGTGACTGTGCTCTGAGTCTGCAGAGCTGTTTCCTTGGTGGCCCCTGTGCAGTTTTCCTCTGGGCATTTGCTGTCTCTTCTTGCTAGTACATGCAACGGACCCACTGCCTCTTGTTTTGGTGCCTGCCTGGGCCAGAACAGGCTCATCTGTTCTTACAAGAATAAAATGCATGTATGTGTGAGCCCTGTTTACAACACAGACCTTACTCACTTCTGTTTTGATGCTGCCTTGTAGGGGGCTGACTGAAGAAGTGATAGCTGGAGGTCGGCACTAGAATAGAAGctgcttggccgggcgcggtggctcacgcctgtaatcccagcactttgggaggctgaggcgggtgggtcacaaggtcaggagatagagaccatcctggctaacacggtgaaaccccgtctctactaaaaaaaaatacaaaaacaaaattagccaggtatggtggtgggcacctgtagtcccagctacttgggaggctgagacaggagaatggcgtgaacccgggaggtggagcttgcagtgagccaagattgcaccactgcactccagcccgggcgacagagcgagactctgtctcaaaaagaaaaaaaaaaagaatagaagctGCTTAAGTACTGAGACTTCCTATGACCTGTTTTCCCTGTATTTCCAGGGACTAGCACATACACCGGAGACTCTAGAagtctttgttgaatgaatgaatgaatgattacaTGCAAACTATACATGGGTTCCTAATGTTCCAGAAATTAGAATgctataaagtgaaataaaatccaaaattatagttTTGTCTTTCTTCAATGCGGGAGTCACATCATGCGCATAGATGACTTTGCATGCACTACCAGGGACCTGAATCATCAATTATATATGAATCTCCAGAGCCCTTGGTTAGCATCATGCCAAGTAGAGCATGTTTTATTGTATTACTCTTCAATAAAAGGACATCataaaccatttattaaatacctatgTCATTAATAATGACAATTATGAAGCAGTTTTGTGAGTGAGATGATAGCCTGTTTCTCTACCAGTTACCCTGGGATGGTGGTTCTCAAACATAGGCATTTCCAAAGTTTGAACTCCTGGTTCTCAGTCAATCACAGCAATACATTTAGTTTGTTTCACACCAACCACAAGGAAACCTGGCAGTATGCGAAGGACTCACCCAGCCATGGTGTGTTGGAAATACGTGGAGCCATCCCAAGCCCAGAAATGCAGCAGGCCACCAAGGAAAGAGCAGAGCCCTGAAGCCCGCCAGGCCTGGGGTCCTCGCTATGCCATGGTGGCTCAGCACTGACCCCTTACCCTTTCTGAATCACAGCTTTATGAGCGCAGTGGAGAGAACAACTATAGTATTATACTGTTTTCAGGACTAATAAAGCACCTGCAGTGGTCCCTGATGTGCATCAGAATGTCAGTGAAAAGAGCTACTATATGCTAGTATACATGCCTGCAATAAAACAGTGCAGCCTACCGAACTACTACcctgtgtgcacacatacacacgcgcacacacacacgcacacacagagtaGTAGTTCAGCCACATTGTGGCCCTTCCACCCACCGATCCCAGCACTTTCTTGTTCAGTCTCCTACCTTCCCTTCACATCCCGCTTTAATCCAtggtccctctctctctttctcaatccAAAAAAAGTCAACCTTTGCCTTTTGCATGCATCCTAAGTAATACAACAAAGCTAGAAAAAAACACAATGTTGGGAAGATTGGTGTcagtttaaatgaaaaattttaagtcttAGACTCAAAACATAAGTAATCATTCTTACATTCTTTCTCTAGTAGTTCCAGTTCTTCACTCTCCAAGCTGATCATTGCAAAAGTCTCTCCTCTCCCAACATGCCCTACTTCACTTCCTCCCCTCTCACCAACATCATGGCACTTGGTTGAAAATGTAGATGCTGTCAAGATTGAGTTGCCTCATCCTTCATCCAGGTGAACGCCTCCTCCTGGCCTTTTCTCACAGTGGAGGGGCTGCCCCTGCTCTTGTTACAGGCtggcctgcctccctctccatCCGTTTTCCTTCTTACCTGCTCAGAGATCCCACCCACCACCTCCTTGTTCACCTTTCCACTCGGAAGCTTCGTCCTTTAGAATCAATTACCATACAGtatcatttgacttttttttgttaCAGTTATTGGCAAGCAGAAACTTTAACATAACTGTTCTGGCCGAAGAATTAATATTTCGATATTTGCCGGATGAATTGTCTGATAGGAAGAGAATTTATGATGAAGAAATGTCAGAGCTGTCAAAGTAAGTGCTCATGTTGTGTGTCCTTGGTCTTAAGTTCAGATTGAACTTTGTCAACTTCAGCTTCAcctcagattttcttttcatgGCAGAGAACTCTCTTGGTCTGTAAATGGAAAAGGATgttaattgcaaaatatttttggaaacatAATTGCAAGAAGTTataagaatttgttttctttttttataagatatttttaaagtgttttaacaAAATTGTATAGTTGCTTTTTGTATGTAAATAAGTGATACTGAATTTTTCaggatttaaaaagcaaagaaggctgggcacagtggctcatgcctgtaatcctagcattttgggaggccagtgcaggaggattgcctgagcttaggagttcaaaaccaacctggccaacatagcaagactccacctctatattaaaaattattataaataattaaaaataatttatatattaaaaataaataaaaggcaaataatataaatgtatttgttactgatgaactgtacacttaagaatAGCACATTGTATACgtatattttacctcaaaaaatttttaatgtaatgtcTGCAAAGTGGAGTAAAGTGAAGCacagttttaaaaagtagagagaatgagAACTAATACCCAGGATTGCGAATCACAGCAGGCTTGACAGTTTTCATCTTTTAAAGTGgtaaaagttttgtattttagtagcaaTCTTATCACTCTTCCACTCTTCTATCTAAAACTCATTGCCTTTGACTACTATGTAGTTTTTGCttttatcagaatttttttaGAGTGCTTAAAAGGTATAACTTTTCCAAGCAAAGTAATATAATTCAGCATGTTCTCTTTCCTCAAGTTAAATAAGACAGATTTGTCAGGAAACCTGGGTGAGCAGAGAATTTTCACATGCTATGGTCCTTGGCTTTCTTGTCCCTCTTAGCctgagggttttgttttgtagaggGGAGAACTGAGGTTGGCTGGCTTTTGCTATTTTGATGGCCAGTACTACCCTCTGATCTAACAGCTCATACATCTGAGATAACATGTCCCCTTGCTCTGCAGTCTGACCAGAGACGTCCCCATCTTTGTGTGTGCCATGGCCTTCCCCACGGTCCCATGTCCACTCCACGTTTTTGAGCCCCGCTATCGGCTTATGATAAGAAGATGCATGGAAACTGGCACCAAGCGGTTTGGCATGTGTTTATCTGCTGAGCACGCAGGGTAAGAACTGTCAGCATTTGGTTCAAAGGGTCCTAATGAAGGGCATCGTTTGTCATTTTTCTTGCAGAATGATTTAGGCTGATGCTTGAAAACCTCCAGTGGCTCCCGTTACATAACAAAGTCCAAGTTCAAGGCTGCCCACAATGCAGTCCCATCCCTTCTTTCTAGCCTCACTGCCCACCTCTTCCTTTCAAGTGTCACACCCACTAGTCCATTGCCATGCTACTTGCCCTTCTCTTGTGACAGCTCATGTTTCCACACCTCTGTGCTTCCCTCTGCCTGCAATTTTCTTTATCCCCATTTATATACAAACAAATCTAGTCCAACTTCTGAGGTCTAGGAAAATTgcggctgggcttggtggctcacgcttgtaatcccagcactttggaaggcttaggtgggagaatcgcttgagcccaggagttggagaccaacctaggcagcatagggagaccccatctctacaaaaacattttaaaaagaaaaatgtctatatCCTGCGCAaagctttttctctgtctctacaGCCAAATCATTTTCAGTCTTACAAAAACACACTAAGCTTGGTTTTCACCTCCCCTCGTTCCACGTCTTTGTCCAGAGAGGGTGTTGCAAGCCAGCAGGTCATTCCCCTCTGTGGACTGATTTGGGGACTCAGGACCCTCCCATCCCTTAGGGCCTTGTCAGCCCTACATGGTCATGATGAGGTCACTGCATTCAAGTGCTAGCTATGGAGGAGGCGCACG
This genomic window from Pan troglodytes isolate AG18354 chromosome 12, NHGRI_mPanTro3-v2.0_pri, whole genome shotgun sequence contains:
- the LONRF2 gene encoding LON peptidase N-terminal domain and RING finger protein 2 isoform X2; this encodes MKNYEQALQDASAACQNEPLLIKGHQVKAQALSGLGRSKEVLKEFLYCLALNPECNSVKKEAQKVMCEVLFSATANVHENLTSSIQSRLKAQGHSHMNAQALLEEGDAGSSENSSEKSDTLGNTNSSVLYFILGLHFEEDKKALESILPTAPSAGLKRQFPDDVEDAPDLNAPGKIPKKDLSPQRSPNSETEESQGLSLDVTDFECALCMRLLFEPVTTPCGHTFCLKCLERCLDHAPHCPLCKDKLSELLASRNFNITVLAEELIFRYLPDELSDRKRIYDEEMSELSNLTRDVPIFVCAMAFPTVPCPLHVFEPRYRLMIRRCMETGTKRFGMCLSAEHAGLSEYGCMLEIKDVRTFPDGSSVVDAIGISRFRVLSHRHRDGYNTADIEYLEDEKVEGPEYEELAALHDSVHQQSVSWFASLQDRMKEQILSHFGVMPDREPEPQSNPSGPAWSWWILAVLPLERKAQLAILGMTSLKERLLAIRRILVIITRKMNSRQELANARERNN